The Thiovulum sp. ES DNA window TTCAAGTTCCAATTTCTCTTTTAGTGAAATTTTTGGAGCAAATCTTTGAGAAAGAATATCTTCAATTGTTAAATCACACCAAACAGAAAATTCTGCTGAAAGCCATCGAGAAAATGGAATAATAAGTTTTGGGTGAAGCCAAGTTCCTTGGACATTTTTATCATTGCCTCCAAAAATGACTTTCATTAAATCTCCGTTATCACGATTAGTGTAAGCGGATAAAACATTGATATACTCGATTGTTTGAGGGCTTTTTTTCCAACTGTCAAGTCTTTTTCCAAACTCTTTTGCTGTTTTTGTTGCATTTAAATAGAGTTCATTCTCAATAAAGTCAAAGAAGATTTTCTTATCTTTAAAAATTCTTTGTATAATTGTATGTTGCATAAATTATCCATTTGTTTAGTTTTTGTATCAAAAGGAAAAGTAAGTTTGACGGCTCTTTTTCTTTTTGATATTGAATTATAGCAAGAAAAATTATTGTTTTTAAATTTTTAATTATGATTTTATGTTTAGAAGTTTAATATAATCATTTTTTAAATTTTCTAGTTCTCTATTCTTCTCTTTTAATTCTTTCAAAATTAAAAGAAAATTTACACCCACTTTAGAGATTTTATTTTTACTATTCCATGTTGAAATTGTAGATGTGCTAAAACCAGATAGTTCTGCAAAGTCTTTTTGAGTCATTCCAATTGATTTTAGT harbors:
- a CDS encoding KilA-N domain-containing protein (PFAM: KilA-N domain), which gives rise to MQHTIIQRIFKDKKIFFDFIENELYLNATKTAKEFGKRLDSWKKSPQTIEYINVLSAYTNRDNGDLMKVIFGGNDKNVQGTWLHPKLIIPFSRWLSAEFSVWCDLTIEDILSQRFAPKISLKEKLELE
- a CDS encoding Helix-turn-helix protein (PFAM: Helix-turn-helix), which produces MEKDSFDLKAELKSIGMTQKDFAELSGFSTSTISTWNSKNKISKVGVNFLLILKELKEKNRELENLKNDYIKLLNIKS